gaggggggtgtaggctggggagagcaggagggaaagatggtctgactggccgaggtgggggaggggtatggctctgtacgcatgcttgatgttagaataaacatgatccagagtgttctcccctctagtagaacacttaacatgttggtaaaacttcggcagtacagtcttcaagttggccttattaaagtctcctgcgattatgtgaacaccgtcagggtgagcccgctgctgtttgttaatggtgttcagcaggagagagagtgctgtgttcacactggcgtcaggtggaatatacacagctgtgacaatcacttcAGTTAGCTCTCTCAGTAGAAAAAAAGGCCAGCATCTTACAGACATATACtcaaggtctggggaacagtgtttatctataattgttccgttgttacaccaattattatgcacgtaaatacagagccctccccctctgctcttaccggagttcCCATTTCTATcccagtggagcagagtgcggcctgctagctgcaagctagcatcgagtatttccggatgaagctaggtttctgtgataattaaaacacagcagtcctgaACAAAGcaatttccagcgagttgtaattccagatcatccgttttatgcaccagggatctggcattggagagatataggctcggtagaggtggcttgtgtggttgttttcttagccttagcatagcaccggacctgcagccccacttctgcttcctctccctcctccgtctgtgccgcctcctagacccgacaacaatccacggagagcccggcggtcttgctatgtcatctgggatgctATGCGTGAAGAGAAGGTCACTTGAAAAAGATGCCTGATGATggtcaccgatggctaaaagtgtctggcgggtgtactggatgtttgcagaactgatgttgcacaaacaagcaagaaagaaatacaaaaacaaacaaaaaaaagagcactgaaaaggagagctgtAAGCCACTGCAACCACGTGCGCCACCATCTTTAgtattgctagagagcatttggatgatccagaagaggattgggagaatgtcatatggtcagatgaaaccaaaatagaactttttggtaaaaactcaacttgtcgtgtttggaggagaaagaatgctgagttgcatccaaagaacaccagacctactgtgaagcatgggggcggaaacatcatgctttgggactgtttttctgcaaagggaccaggacgactgatccgtgtaaaggaaagaatgaatggggccatgtatcgtgagattttgagtgaaaaccttccatcagcaagggcactgaagatgaaacattgctgggtctttcagcatgacaatgatcccaaacacaccgcctgggcaacgaaggaatggcttcgtaagaagcatttcaaagtcctggagtggcctagccagtctccagatctcaaccccatagaaaatctttggagggagttgaacgtccgtgttgcccagcgacagccccaaaacatcactgctctagaggagatctgcatggaggaatgggccaaaataccagcaacagtgtgtgaaaaccttgtgaagacttacagaaaacgtttgacctctgtcactgccaacaaagggtatataacaaagtattgagatgaacttttgttattgaccaaatacttattttccaccataatttgcaaataaattatttaaaaatcagacaatgcgattttctggatttttttttctcattctgtctctcatagttgaagtgtacccatgatgaaaattacaggcctctctcatctttttaagtgggagaacttgcacaattggtgactgactaaatattttttgccccactgtacctgtTGAATGTGTGAACTCAGCATGGGCTGATGGACTCATGGCATGTGTTGAAGTGGAGTGTGTGGACTGGGAGACAGTACTGATGGCAGGATCAGCTGAAAGAATAGAAACTGTCCACTTTTAAATTCCACACAGTTCACATTTTCGAGCTTAAAAATCAATGCATTGAGTCTCATTTATAATCTTTGAGTTTACAAACCTGATAAATGAGACCCGTTCTACACTGTACATGGTGCTTTAATCATCTGCTTCAGTCAATGTTCATCATCAGTGAATTAATGTGAGAGGGTTTTTAGTCTCCTCTGTGTCACACTCACCTGTTTTAACCAGCAGTCGAAGCGCTGTGTAAATATCAAGCAGTGATAGCTGCTCTATTGCACACCAGTAAGTGCCTTCATCCTCTGGTCTCAGATCAGTGATGGTGACGGTGAAGATTTTGGCTGTTGTGTCGTCATACAGAGAGAATCTGGGTTCTTTAGCAGGAGATCCAGACTCAACAAGAATGTCTTTATCCCCCAAAATGCGACATTCACCTCTGCAGAGATACTTTTTGTACTCTTCATATCCAGGTTTATAGGGGCATTGAATCTGAACTGATCTTCCTCTGTATCCAGTTATTGTAGTTACAGCATCAGTATCATCAGCTGGAGAATAATATACAGTGGAATGAAATCAGATTCAGGAAGACGGTGCAACACATAAGATCAAAGACTAaacaaagctgtgtgtgtgtgtgagatagagtgtgtgtctgtctactgTGGTATAATCTGcaataactatccatccatccatccatccatccatccattatctgtagccgcttatcctgttctccagggtcgcaggcgggtgggatcctatcccagctgactatgaatgagaagcggggttcaccctggacaagtcgccaggtcatcacagcaccgacacacagagacagacaaccattcacactcacatctaccgtcaatttagagccaccaattatcctaacctgcatgtctttggactgtgggggaaaccggagcacccagaggaaacccacacagacacagggagaacatgcaaactccacacagaaaggcccccattggccactgggcttgaacccagaaccttcttgctgtgaggcgacagtgctaaccaccacaccaccgtgccgccccgcaataaTTAATAGGTACCGTAATTCCTCAAATAGTAGCCGGGGCTACTATTAACAAAAAATTAGTTTGGACCAGGCTATTAATAGGGGCAGGCTACTATTTGAAGGAGGCTCctaattttctttttaaaatccCAGCGATACtgtcatttgaaaaaaaaaaaaacgaaactcATAGTTTTTATACATTTATTAATTCATACTTATTTAATTCATACAGTTTCATTTGTTTTTAATTCATACATGTCTTTTaaagtgtttgttttttgtggttTACAACAGAATCCACCAGTATTAGCCCATTTTACATTCAATAGTTATTGCATTACAACAGAACACATTGCAATataattaatataaaaaaaacgTATTTGCTAAACATTGACAAGAGAAACAAACTCAGTCCCATCCTCTGAACACGAAGATTCAAAGACAAAGAAGAAAATAccatgagagacagacaggccacacacacacacacacacacacagacacacacacacacacacacacacacacagagacaatgcCTGTATCAATGCCTTAATGAACCAGCAAACGAACTCTTAACGAAAAAACATGTCTTTCATGCCTCAATGTGATGCTACTCTTCAACGTTTTCATTTCTCTCCACCTCATCATCACTTCCATCCTCCTCTATCAAGTTTTCATTCTCAAAAGTCTCTCCCTCATCTTTCTCCTCCTCCATAGCCACCACTGCCTCAGTCACTCTGGCCTGCTGTAGCACGTCTTTCCCAGCTGCACACGGTTGCCCTGCCTTCAAACAGTGGACCATATCATCCTCAGTCCCATCTGCAGCCACAGTGATGCCACATACCTTATAAGAGAACACAAGAAACAAGTTTTTAAACTAGGTTGCATTCATAATTAACGGTATGCTTCCGCAGATGATTATCAATGAAgggcacacactgcacacacactacactcacCTTGAACGACCGCTTGATGAGGTCCGCATCCAGCGACGCCCACGCTGCTCGGACCCAGCTCACGATGGTCCGTTTGTCTGCTGCCCTCATATTCCCTCCCTTGGTAAAAGTTTTATTTCCCTCCTCTGCCAACCATGCGTCATACGACTGCTTCAGATGAGCTTTAAAACCCGCGTTCCAGCTGACGTCTGCAGGCTGCACATATTTTGTACAGCCGCCAGGCACCACAGTCATCTGCATACGGAATCCGTTTTTCAGCTCGGCCTTGGTGGCCTGAGAGATATGGCACCTGTAGCTGTCCCAAACCAGGAGACGCTCACCACCGAAGAGCCGCCTGCCAACCACTTTTTTCAGCCATTCACTGGTCAGGCTGTCGTCCATCCAACCATTGTTAGATGTTGCCAACACCACGTCATTGCAATCCGCCGTTATTGCCTTCACCTCCCGTATGCCTCCCTTAAAAACAATGTATGGCTTAAGCTTTGTCCCATCTCCTTTGGCTGCCAGCACAACGGTAACATGACATTCTCATGCCCGGTCGTCTTTAGCGTCACGCTTCTCACACCCACGGTGTCCAATGTGGTTTGACCGGGCATGTCAAACCAGCAAGCAGTTTCGTCCATGGCGATGACATCCGAATCCTTGATCTTTTTCTCCGCTATTTTCTGATTGACGAAGGTGATGAAGTTCACAATCTTCGAAACGGAGTGCCTCGTGTCATTTTGAGCCAGTGTTGTTCGCTTCCGGAGGGTGAAGTTGTTCCTCTTCATGAAACGGTCAAGCCATCCCCGACTAGCATTGAATGTCTCCTCATGGCAGTCAGACATTTCGTGAAAAATTGCAGCTGCTTTTGCCTGGATCATCCTCCTGCTCACCCTCAGGTATCTCCGTCTTCGTTCATGTACCCAGCACCTCAGAGTAGCCTCCATCTCCTCACTGACAGGTCGCCTCCCCCCGCCTTGTAGTCTGACTCTCTTCGGAGAAATTAGTCTCGCTGCAT
The DNA window shown above is from Neoarius graeffei isolate fNeoGra1 chromosome 18, fNeoGra1.pri, whole genome shotgun sequence and carries:
- the LOC132866473 gene encoding CMRF35-like molecule 3; amino-acid sequence: MKILLIFTFCLMIADDTDAVTTITGYRGRSVQIQCPYKPGYEEYKKYLCRGECRILGDKDILVESGSPAKEPRFSLYDDTTAKIFTVTITDLRPEDEGTYWCAIEQLSLLDIYTALRLLVKTANPLNDANSPVSTPSDQGIAKYVMISTGAVLFAVGVIIAIYCKRKHQGKTHFQCLSLVNLW